The Penicillium digitatum chromosome 6, complete sequence genome has a window encoding:
- a CDS encoding Histone H2A, which yields MTGGKSGGKASGSKNAQSRSSKAGLAFPVGRVHRLLRKGNYAQRVGAGAPVYLAAVLEYLAAEILELAGNAARDNKKTRIIPRHLQLAIRNDEELNKLLGHVTIAQGGVLPNIHQNLLPKKTPKAGKGSQEL from the exons ATGACTGGCGGAAAGTCTGGCGGCAAGGCTAGCGGCAGCAAGAATGCGCAGTC TCGTTCTTCCAAGGCTGGTTTGGCGTTCCCCGTTGGCCGTGTCCACCGTCTGCTTCGCAAGGGAAACTACGCTCAGCGCGTCGGTGCCGGTGCTCCCGTTTACCTCGCTGCTGTTCTTGAGTACCTCGCTGCTGAAATTCTCGAGCTGGCTGGAAACGCTGCCCGTGACAACAAGAAGACCCGTATCATTCCCCGTCACCTTCAGCTTGCTATCCGCAACGATGAGGAGCTGAACAAGCTCCTGGGTCATGTCACCATTGCACAGGGTGGTGTCCTTCCCAACATCCACCAGA ACCTTCTCCCCAAGAAGACTCCCAAGGCCGGCAAGGGTAGCCAGGAGCTGTGA
- a CDS encoding LYR family protein encodes MSTSAVKSLYRRSLKLSLDWAVQRQVWRGQAVYIRSLFEANKDVRDPRQQQVLLRETEKLLATWKHPDPYRAPTAPGGNKWERNLPAPILPYAQPPAAH; translated from the exons ATGTCCACCTCCGCTGTGAA GTCGCTTTACCGGCGCTCTTTGAAACTATCTCTTGACTGGGCTGTCCAGCGGCAAGTCTGGCGTGGACAAGCAGTCTATATCCGGTCCCTTTTTGAGGCCAACAAGGACGTCCGCGATCCTCGCCAGCAACAG GTCTTGCTGCGTGAGACAGAGAAGCTTCTGGCCACCTGGAAGCACCCTGACCCATACCGGGCACCTACTGCTCCCGGCGGTAACAAATGGGAACGCAACCTCCCGGCCCCAATCCTGCCAT ATGCCCAACCTCCCGCTGCACACTAA
- a CDS encoding D111/G-patch produces MARHGKGKARNRRAPTIREDPLPHQFTMQQEARNTETHQRAWSDSNLRHKSVHFVSAGSLEPTLEPTLEQANEEQAKSDTDRENLNTDKLSDKKADPEVPFFFDSQGQGVVRTEHSDPVLQSSLSDIDDSSEDEVVFTGRRRNTVPVLLEIHQNEIQQISRTTTVAVVQKSHTLTLNPMLRDPSPAAITTDNLKSNTERPDWPLEEEIDPIADYIANIDNDYHEEVTSGARIDLEGGIDVEKASTQLDLSASSPTSSKIGSPRSLAQMQIDTEPDSIPLSKDDEDDMVTSGSGDDTLEGFVLLEDPVNGYLGYTKKGSRYGKPSFPSASAFADAIESDPYFGFDIMDFDRSSLRKQPKGKQSISDLVLSDSEFEIELQEEAWQNDRTKKRIRKKERAELRAQGLLGRKVGNADLKVKYPKEMNMEEFMTEIRSFLISPKNCLSLPPMTKQRRKLIHELANALNLKSQSRGHGLSRFPVLNKTTRTPRYTPKTISNVDDLLSGRRFNRRLFKSWGTEVPKFPQTKRGKSGATSYMDGDVVGASAPEIGAENRGRAMLEKMGWSTGTALGAADNKGILQPVAQVVKNSRAGLG; encoded by the exons ATGGCCCGCCATGGGAAAGGCAAGGCCCGTAACAGGCGGGCACCGACGATCAGAG AAGATCCATTGCCACATCAGTTTACTATGCAGCAAGAAGCTCGGAATACAGAAACCCATCAGCGAGCATGGTCAGACAGCAACCTTCGACATAAATCCGTCCACTTTGTGAGCGCGGGAAGCCTGGAACCGACATTGGAACCGACACTAGAACAAGCAAACGAGGAGCAGGCAAAATCAGACACGGACCGGGAAAACCTAAATACCGACAAATTATCGGACAAAAAGGCTGATCCCGAAGTTCCGTTCTTCTTTGACTCACAGGGACAAGGGGTTGTTCGTACTGAGCACTCGGACCCAGTACTGCAGTCGAGCTTATCGGACATAGACGACTCGAGTGAGGATGAGGTTGTGTTCACTGGCCGCAGGAGGAACACAGTACCCGTTCTCCTCGAAATACACCAGAACGAGATTCAGCAAATTTCGCGGACGACTACTGTCGCAGTTGTGCAGAAATCACACACACTGACATTGAACCCTATGCTCCGGGATCCTTCGCCTGCCGCTATCACTACAGACAATCTTAAATCCAACACGGAGAGACCAGACTGGCCACTGGAAGAAGAGATAGACCCAATAGCCGACTATATTGCCAATATCGACAATGACTACCACGAGGAAGTGACATCCGGTGCAAGGATTGACCTAGAAGGTGGCATTGACGTCGAAAAAGCCTCAACGCAACTCGACCTGTCAGCCTCGAGCCCCACAAGCTCTAAAATTGGATCACCAAGATCATTAGCTCAAATGCAAATCGACACCGAACCTGATTCAATTCCACTAAgcaaagatgacgaggatgataTGGTCACATCTGGATCAGGCGATGACACTCTTGAAGGCTTTGTGCTGCTTGAGGACCCGGTAAACGGATATCTTGGGTACACCAAGAAGGGTTCCCGTTATGGAAAGCCTTCATTTCCATCAGCGTCGGCTTTTGCGGATGCCATTGAGTCTGATCCATATTTCGGGTTTGACATAATGGACTTTGATCGGTCAAGTCTACGGAAACAACCCAAGGGCAAACAGTCTATCTCCGACCTGGTACTATCCGACAGTGAATTCGAAATCGAGCTACAGGAGGAGGCCTGGCAGAACGACAGGACCAAAAAGAGGATACGGAAGAAAGAGCGGGCAGAGCTCCGGGCGCAAGGATTGCTGGGCAGGAAAGTAGGGAACGCAGACCTCAAGGTCAAGTACCCTAAGGAAATGAACATGGAGGAATTTATGACCGAGATTCGCTCATTCCTTATATCTCCTAAAAATTG CCTGTCCTTGCCGCCCATGACCAAGCAACGCAGAAAGCTGATACATGAATTGGCCAATGCGCTGAATCTGAAATCACAGTCACGCGGCCATGGACTTTCTCGCTTCCCAGTTCTCAACAAGACGACGCGCACTCCGCGATACACACCAAAGACTATATCCAACGTTGACGATCTGTTATCTGGGAGGAGGTTCAACCGTCGGTTGTTCAAATCATGGGGCACGGAAGTGCCGAAATTCCCCCAAACCAAGCGTGGAAAGTCCGGTGCTACTTCATACATGGATGGTGATGTGGTTGGCGCCTCTGCTCCTGAAATTGGAGCTGAAAACCGAGGGCGGGCTATGCTGGAGAAAATGGGATGGAGTACAGGTActgctctgggtgctgctgACAACAAGGGAATCTTGCAGCCTGTCGCGCAGGTCGTAAAGAACTCACGGGCTGGGTTAGGTTAG
- a CDS encoding Cyclin-like F-box translates to MGYDAKDTLLRCSLIESGEDHLARRYYAHALLTCLHRSIAIPEWAKLKRGEPVSLDRALACFDLFIPESGTGDLDEIRDSLDEILNRFVASHPDLYLLTPREKALAIASWLGANNLTGINPEREYHALEHNFLGLALKDPGHNSLPLVSAAIYCFVAQRVGLNAHPCGFPFHVHVIITPQLGSDINGNALSGMEPGEPLYLDPFRGARETAISNLRSQLTFLGMSDMDQTATLSEASASSVILRCGKNVLNSIRVEPRNPTSLAPSINAVSAKYAALWSVMLLSGDSRPMDLRHQLPWLMDLFATDFPCDIFLIEQHIAPLFRGLFEHEHILESLHVMRAVDEIPKQVRRRTGGNANIQYKVGQIFRHRRYHYEAIITGWDSECGAGEQWMRRMGIDRLEAGRHQSFYHVLVADRSVRYVAEENIGIILPHFTQLPSSLTAIAGKHFKRWDERERKFVSNMKDEYPDD, encoded by the exons ATGGGGTACGATGCAAAGGATACTCTTTTGCGATGTAGCCTGATAGAGTCTGGGGAGGACCATTTGGCCAGAAG GTACTATGCCCACGCGCTCTTGACTTGCCTGCATCGAAGCATTGCCATCCCAGAATGGGCGAAACTCAAACGCGGAGAACCTGTGTCACTCGACCGAGCCTTAGCCTGCTTTGATCTCTTTATACCCGAAAGTGGAACTGGGGATTTAGATGAA ATACGAGACTCTCTGGATGAGATCCTCAACCGCTTTGTCGCGTCTCACCCGGATCTTTACCTTCTCACCCCCCGTGAGAAAGCACTGGCCATAGCATCCTGGCTAGGAGCGAATAATCTTACGGGGATAAATCCAGAGCGAGAGTATCATGCTTTGGAGCATAACTTTCTAGGGCTGGCTCTAAAAGATCCAGGGCATAACTCTCTACCGTTGGTGTCAGCTGCGATATACTGCTTTGTTGCGCAGCGGGTGGGCCTAAACGCCCATCCTTGTGGATTTCCGTTCCATGTGCATGTGATCATCACCCCCCAGCTAGGCTCGGACATCAATGGTAACGCTTTGAGTGGAATGGAGCCAGGGGAGCCACTTTACTTGGATCCGTTTCGGGGTGCAAGAGAGACTGCTATCTCAAACCTGCGCAGCCAATTAACATTTCTGGGCATGTCCGACATGGATCAGACTGCAACTCTGAGTGAAGCATCGGCTTCAAGCGTTATCTTGCGCTGTGGTAAAAACGTATTGAACTCGATTCGCGTCGAACCTCGAAATCCGACCTCGCTTGCCCCCTCGATAAATGCTGTGAGCGCAAAATACGCAGCACTCTGGTCTGTGATGCTCCTGTCAGGTGATTCGAGGCCGATGGATCTACGCCATCAGTTACCATGGCTCATGGACCTGTTCGCGACAGACTTTCCTTGTGATATATTTCTAATCGAGCAGCATATCGCTCCTCTGTTTCGTGGGCTGTTCGAGCATGAGCACATACTAGAGAGCCTTCATGTGATGAGGGCTGTGGATGAGATCCCAAAACAGGTTCGGAGGCGAACCGGTGGCAATGCAAATATACAATACAAGGTGGGCCAGATTTTCCGTCATCGTCGCTATCATTACGAGGCTATTATCACCGGCTGGGACTCGGAATGTGGTGCCGGCGAACAGTGGATGAGAAGAATGGGTATTGATCGATTAGAAGCTGGCAGACACCAGAGCTTCTATCATGTGCT CGTGGCAGATCGAAGTGTCCGATATGTGGCTGAGGAGAATATTGGAATAATTCTGCCTCACTTCACTCAACTGCCGAGTAGTTTGACTGCCATTGCGGGTAAGCATTTCAAACGATGGGATGAGAGGGAGAGGAAGTTTGTTAGTAACATGAAGGATGAATACCCCGATGACTAG
- a CDS encoding Heat shock protein DnaJ, N-terminal, with the protein MGQFHSTSQSSSSALEKLDQKTDYYELLGVTRDATNDEIKKAYRRKALVLHPDRNYGNVDEATKLFAEIQSAYEVLADPQERAWYDSHSDAFLGTNGNTDDQHSYNVRITTAEDVLRLFSKFSPRMEFSDSPTGFFGGLREQFEQLVLEERLACRWENQDPVEYPSFGSGNDDFETVVRPFYATWTGFSTQKSFAWKDAHRYSEAPDRRVRRMMERENRRLREEGIREFNDAVRSLVAFVKKRDPRYKVNAQSEAQRQETLRQSVAAQAARSRAVNQAKMRDHILPEWAQSEQPVADDDQESSEESEVESFECVACHKYFKSQKQFEAHERSKKHLKAVKQLCREMRMQNHELDLESADESSINAVTTNPLGVDDGKVEVSAASDVELEVNASVQSHDVPADDRKSSHGLEETTPLSEPDTPTSSHDDDYASREYVETRLRTDMDHLSTGAGDSSGHPLFSGLTGESPTPKLGKAKQKRAKRAAKQADQPMAFICANCQAHFASKTKLFDHLRDLDHAEPLLRSIAKKGRKH; encoded by the exons ATGGGCCAATTTCATTCCACTAGTCAGTCTAGCTCGAGCGCTTTGGAAAAATTAGACCAGAAGACCGACTATTACGAGCTGCTTGGTGTAACCCGCGATGCAACAAATGATGA GATCAAAAAAGCATATCGAAGAAAAGCTCTCGTATTGCACCCAGATCGAAATTATGGGAATGTTGATGAGGCTACCAAGCTGTTTGCCGAAATCCAATCTGCCTACGAAGTACTGGCAGATCCTCAGGAACGAGCATGGTACGACTCCCATAGCGATGCATTTTTAGGGACCAACGGAAATACCGATGATCAACACTCGTACAACGTTCGGATTACAACAGCCGAAGATGTCCTCAGACTCTTTTCGAAGTTCAGTCCTCGAATGGAATTCTCTGATTCCCCAACCGGATTCTTTGGTGGTTTGCGAGAGCAATTCGAACAGCTCGTGCTGGAAGAAAGATTGGCCTGTCGGTGGGAGAATCAAGATCCTGTTGAATACCCATCATTCGGATCTGGTAACGATGATTTCGAGACCGTTGTACGGCCCTTCTATGCTACCTGGACCGGATTCTCCACCCAAAAGTCGTTCGCATGGAAAGATGCTCATCGTTATTCTGAAGCGCCTGATCGTCGGGTGCGGCGAATGATGGAAAGAGAGAACAGGCGTCTTCGGGAGGAAGGCATCCGAGAATTCAACGATGCTGTCAGGTCCCTCGTAGCTTTTGTCAAGAAACGTGATCCGCGGTATAAAGTCAATGCCCAAAGTGAAGCTCAACGCCAAGAAACCCTCCGCCAGTCTGTGGCTGCACAGGCTGCAAGATCACGAGCTGTGAATCAAGCTAAAATGCGGGATCATATCCTCCCCGAGTGGGCCCAATCAGAGCAACCAGTGGCAGATGACGACCAGGAGAGCAGCGAAGAAAGTGAAGTCGAGAGTTTTGAATGTGTGGCATGTCACAAGTATTTCAAAAGCCAGAAGCAGTTCGAGGCACACGAACGTAGCAAGAAGCACTTGAAGGCAGTCAAACAGCTGTGCCGGGAGATGCGAATGCAGAACCACGAGTTGGATTTGGAATCCGCTGATGAATCGAGTATAAATGCAGTTACAACTAACCCTCTCGGGGTCGATGACGGGAAAGTTGAGGTTTCTGCTGCCTCAGATGTCGAACTGGAAGTAAATGCCTCTGTGCAGAGTCACGACGTTCCCGCTGATGACCGAAAAAGTTCGCATGGTCTAGAGGAAACAACTCCCCTTTCCGAGCCAGATACCCCAACGTCTTCGCACGACGACGATTATGCCTCCAGGGAATATGTTGAGACGAGGCTCCGCACTGATATGGATCATTTGTCCACAGGTGCTGGAGATTCTTCTGGTCATCCGCTCTTTTCGGGCCTCACTGGGGAGTCACCAACTCCCAAATTGGGCAAGGCCAAACAGAAACGGGCGAAAAGGGCCGCCAAGCAAGCGGATCAACCCATGGCCTTCATTTGTGCGAATTGCCAGGCTCACTTCGCGTCCAAGACTAAACTATTCGATCATCTTAGAGACCTTGACCACGCAGAACCCTTGTTGAGGTCTATTGCTAAAAAGGGGAGGAAACACTAG
- a CDS encoding Dihydrolipoamide succinyltransferase, putative: MASRISIARLSGQRFSAVARTAPRAPSQFRNVKGLSTLTRKISARSASGLLQVSSSGVNVSRLNLGPLGGHQLRTYADSIIKVPSMAESITEGTLKQFSKQVGDFVERDEEIATIETDKIDVSVNAPESGTIKEFLVNEEDTVTVGQDLVKIELGAAPEGGKKDEGAEKTKEPEPEESEPKKDASPAPIETEKPKEPEPKKAAPPKEAPKAESKPQTTEQPALGGREERRVKMNRMRLRIAERLKQSQNTAASLTTFNEVDMSSLMEFRKLYKDDVLKKTGVKLGFMSAFSRACVLAMKDIPAVNASIEGPNGGDTIVYRDYVDISVAVATEKGLVTPVVRNSEGKDLVGIEKAIADLGKKARDNKLTIEDMAGGTFTISNGGVFGSLMGTPIINVPQTAVLGLHAIKDKPVAVNGKVEIRPMMYLALTYDHRLLDGREAVTFLVKVKEYIEDPRRMLLG, encoded by the exons ATGGCTTCTCGAATCTCTATTGCGCGCCTCTCGGGCCAGCGCTTCTCGGCTGTGGCCAGAACCGCTCCTCGGGCACCAAGCCAGTTCCGCAATGTCAAGGGATTGTCTACCCTCACGCGGAAGATTTCAGCTCGCTCAGCTTCAGGCTTGTTGCAGGTCTCTTCCTCGGG CGTCAATGTCTCGCGGCTCAATCTTGGTCCTCTGGGAGGCCACCAACTTCGCACCTATG CCGACTCCATCATCAAGGTCCCCAGCATGGCTGAGTCGATTACAGAGGGTACCCTCAAGCAATTCTCAAAAC AGGTTGGCGATTTCGTCGAGCGCGACGAGGAGATTGCGACAATTGAAACAGACAAG ATTGATGTTTCGGTTAATGCCCCGGAGTCTGGTACCATCAAGGAGTTCCTTGTGAACGAGGAAGATACCGTTACTGTCGGCCAAGATCTCGTCAAGATCGAGCTTGGCGCCGCTCCTGAAGGCGGAAAGAAGGACGAGGGTGCCGAGAAGACCAAGGAACCCGAACCTGAGGAGTCTGAGCCCAAGAAGGATGCTTCGCCCGCCCCGATCGAGACAGAGAAGCCCAAGGAGCCCGAACCTAAGAAGGCTGCGCCCCCTAAGGAGGCTCCCAAGGCGGAATCCAAGCCCCAAACCACTGAACAGCCAGCTCTTGGTGGTCGCGAGGAACGCCGG GTCAAAATGAACCGTATGCGTCTGCGTATTGCCGAGCGCCTGAAGCAGTCCCAGAACACCGCCGCTTCTCTCACCACTTTCAACGAGGTTGACATGTCCTCGCTGATGGAGTTCCGGAAATTGTACAAGGACGATGTGCTCAAGAAGACTGGTGTGAAGCTTGGTTTCATGAGCGCTTTCTCCCGTGCTTGTGTGCTTGCCATGAAGGATATCCCCGCCGTCAACGCTTCCATTGAGGGTCCTAATGGCGGTGACACCATTGTCTACCGCGACTACGTTGACATCAGCGTTGCAGTCGCCACCGAGAAAGGTCTTGTGACCCCCGTTGTTCGTAACAGTGAAGGCAAGGATCTTGTCGGAATCGAGAAGGCCATTGCCGATCTCGGAAAGAAG GCTCGTGACAACAAGTTGACCATTGAAGACATGGCCGGTGGTACCTTTACAATCAGCAAC GGTGGTGTCTTTGGCTCGCTAATGGGTACACCTATCATCAACGTCCCCCAAACAG CTGTCTTGGGACTCCACGCCATTAAGGACAAGCCTGTCGCTGTGAACGGCAAGGTCGAGATCCGTCCC ATGATGTATCTGGCTCTTACCTACGACCACCGTCTCCTGGATGGTCGCGAGGCCGTCACTTTCCTTGTGAAG GTCAAGGAGTATATTGAGGACCCTCGGCGCATGCTGCTTGGCTAG
- a CDS encoding Histone H2B → MPPKAAEKKPSTGGKAPVGGKAPAEKKEAGKKTASAATGEKKKRGKTRKETYSSYIYKVLKQVHPDTGISTRAMSILNSFVNDIFERVATEASKLAAYNKKSTISSREIQTSVRLILPGELAKHAVSEGTKAVTKYSSSAK, encoded by the exons ATGCCCCCTAAGGCCGCTGAGAAGAAGCCCTCCACTGGTGGCAAGGCCCCTGTTGGCGGGAAAGCCCCTgctgagaagaaggaggctgGCAAAAAGACTGCCAGCGCTGCCACCggcgagaagaagaagcgcgGCAAGACCCGCAAGGAGACTTACTCTTCTTACATCTACAAGG TCCTCAAGCAGGTCCACCCCGACACTGGTATCTCCACTCGTGCTATGTCCATCCTGAACTCCTTCGTCAACG ACATTTTCGAGCGTGTGGCTACCGAGGCCTCCAAGTTGGCTGCTTACAACAAGAAGTCTACTATCTCCTCCCGGGAGATCCAGACCTCCGTGCGCCTTATCCTCCCCGGTGAGCTTGCCAAGCACGCCGTCTCTGAAGGCACCAAGGCTGTGACCAAGTACTCTTCTTCCGCCAAATAA
- a CDS encoding Autophagy cysteine endopeptidase Atg4, putative translates to MTVDMEKCKRIVQYFWDPEPTNNVPAASIWCLGKEYAPPQPFSDPATNNPHSSSGQPDASTLNDTAWPNAFVSDFESRIWITYRSNFTPIPRTKSPEAISSLTLGVRLRSQLMDPQGFTSDTGWGCMIRSGQSLLANAFSVLLLGRDWRRGEKEEEESKLISMFADHPEAPFSIHKFVNRGAESCGKYPGEWFGPSATAKCIQLLSTQSEAHRLRVLGIENVTPAYWDGLRAALTYPQSVGIAGGRPSASHYFLGAQDCHLFFLDPHTTRPATPYRPDELYTQEELDSYYTSRLRRIHIKDMDPSMLIGFLIKDEEDWADWKKRVQSTPGQPIVHMLPCQHQPDNGQGRAEALDEVEALDDSDEIE, encoded by the exons ATGACCGTGGACATGGAAAAGTGCAAACGTATAGTCCAATATTTCTGGGACCCAGAACCCACAAACAATGTACCTGCGGCGTCGATATGGTGCCTGGGCAAGGAGTATGCCCCCCCGCAACCATTCAGTGACCCGGCCA CCAACAACCCGCACAGCTCCTCAGGACAGCCCGATGCAAGCACACTGAACGACACAGCATGGCCAAATGCCTTTGTTTCTGATTTTGAATCGAGGATCTGGATCACATATCGATCAAACTTCACACCGATCCCACGAACAAAGTCACCAGAAGCAATATCCTCCTTGACACTAGGAGTGCGTCTGAGAAGTCAGCTGATGGACCCCCAGGGCTTTACATCAGATACCGGATGGGGCTGCATGATCAGATCTGGACAAAGCCTTTTAGCAAATGCTTTCTCAGTTCTACTACTAGGGCGAG ACTGGCGCCGGGGGGAgaaagaggaggaggagtcAAAGCTAATATCGATGTTCGCTGATCACCCCGAGGCTCCCTTCTCTATACATAAATTCGTCAATCGCGGTGCAGAATCATGCGGAAAATACCCGGGTGAATGGTTTGGGCCGTCGGCAACTGCTAAGTGTATTCA GCTACTTTCAACCCAAAGCGAGGCACATCGACTCAGGGT GTTGGGGATCGAGAATGTCACTCCAGCGTACTGGGATGGACTCCGAGCTGCATTGACATATCCCCAATCCGTTGGCATTGCAGG CGGACGCCCATCGGCATCGCATTACTTTTTAGGGGCTCAAGACTGCCACCTCTTTTTCCTTGATCCGCATACCACCCGTCCTGCAACACCTTATCGACCAGATGAGCTTTACACTCAAGAGGAACTGGATAGCTACTACACCAGCCGACTACGGAGAATCCATATCAAGGACATGGATCCTAGCATGCTGATTGGATTTCTCATcaaggacgaagaagacTGGGCTGACTGGAAGAAACGAGTTCAATCCACTCCTGGACAGCCCATTGTGCACATGCTCCCCTGTCAGCATCAGCCAGATAATGGCCAAGGTCGAGCGGAGGCACTGGACGAAGTTGAGGCACTGGACGATTCAGATGAGATTGA ATAA